CGCATTTGAGCGAATTTGTGCTGGTAAATAGCTACCAGTACCTAAAATTTTGCTATACATGAAGACTAATAATGCCTCTCGAGTAAAACTGCCTCCAAGCGATCACTAATACGGTTAGGTATTTGTCGCTTGACCTCATGAACCGCTTCCTTGATGGCATTGTTAAAGGCAGATACATCTGCGCTTCCATGACTTTTAACAACAATGCCGCGCAATCCTATCAGACTTGCGCCGTTATACTGGTCGGGGTTCAGCCCTTTTAAGCAAGAAATGACATCACCAAAGAGCCATTTCGCTATAAATTGTTTAAATTTTGATGTGATCAGGTGTGATTTTAGTTGATCTAAAAATAAATGCGCTACACCTTCACTTGTTTTCAAGCAAACATTCCCAACAAAGCCATCACACACTACTACATCTGCAATGCCTTGATAAAGCTTATCACCTTCAATATAACCGATAAATTCAATATCTTGGCATTGATTTAACATTTCAGCGCAACGTTTAATCTGATCGTTACCCTTAATCTCTTCTTCACCAATATTTAATAATGCGACTTTAGCTTTACGTTTCAATGTTTGCTCAGCTAATTCTGAACCCATTACCGCGAACTGAAAAAGGGTTTCAGCATCGCACGAAACGTTAGCACCAAGATCTAACATCCAAGTTCTTTGATTATTTTTAGTTGGTAAAGGGCTAATTAGCGCAGGACGTTCGACACCAGGAAGAAGCTTTAATGTAAATCGAGATAATCCCATCAGCGCACCTGTATTGCCGGCACTAATGCACGCATCTGCTTCTTTATTTGCGACCATGTCAATGGCCATTCGCATTGAGCTTCCGCGACTGTGACGTAAGGCTTTTGAAGGTTGTGTGTTATTGCCTATAACGCTCTCGCTATGAACAATAGAAAATCTTGAGTTGGGGATATAATTTAGATGTGTCAGTTGTGTAGAAATCGCGTCACGATCTCCAATAACTGTAATTTTTAGCTCTGGGAATTGTGACAATGCCTGCACGGCGGCAGGCACTGTAACTTGGGGACCGAAATCCCCACCCATCGCATCAATTGCAATGGTTAGCTGCTGCAAAGCGTCAACCTTACTTGTTGATTACCTTGCGGCCACGGTAGTAACCGTCAGCTGTAACGTTGTGACGAAGGTGAGTTTCGCCACTTGTTGCGTCTACAGATACTGCACTTGTAGTTAGTGCATCGTGTGAACGACGCATGCCACGCATTGAACGTGATTTCTTGCTCTTTTGTACGGCCATGGACCCTACTCCTCAATTACTGTTGTTTTAAAGATTTTAAAACATCAAACGGATTCGGTTTCTCTTCCTCTTCAGGAATTTCGCCAAATACCAAATTGTTAGATTTGACCTGACAATCTTCAATGTCATGCATAGCGACTTGCGGCAACGCTAGAATAAACTCGTCAGTTACCAGCTCAACGAGATCGACTTCACCAAACTCATTTAAATCTACAAGCTCATAGTCCTCAGGAACTAAAGCTGCCTTCTCTTCGCTTAAAAAAGGCGTGTAGGTAAATGATACGCTTAGATGATGTTCGAAATTTTCATTACAGCGTTGACATTCCAACAACACATCGACGTCAGCTTTACCAGAGATAACGGCTAGTCGTTGTTCGTCAACTTTAAATGACAAAGTGACTTCAGCATCACTTTTCACATCTACAGTAGATTCAGCTAAACGCTTTAAAATACTAGACTGGATGATTCCATCGTAGTCCATTCTTTTTTGAGCAGTTCGAGCAGCATCAACTGTTCGTGGTAATTTTACCTTTTGCATAGGGCGCGCATCTTATCTTTCTAAAGCCTTCGAGTCAAAGAAAAATGGCACAAATTTATGCTTTTTTTCTTCCCAGTTGCTATTTCAGCAGAGTTATACCAATGTAATTAATTAGATGTTCTATTTATTACACAGGAAAATCACTTAAGAGTAAGGCGAAAAATATTATAAGTAGTTATTCTACAATACTATTTTTTAACGCAGCTATTAAATGATTTAACCAGTAATAACGAGTAGATAATTACTGGAATTGGTATCACTAATAATAAACGAAAAATTTGAGAAGAAGAACCCATTATGCAATCAAAACTCATTCTTGCCTCTACATCCCCATTCCGTAAAGAGATCTTGTCAAAGATCCAACTTGATTTTGATGCAATTTCACCCATTTGTGATGAAACTCCGCTTAAAAATGAATCACCTATTAATTTAGTTACTCGTTTAGCAGAAACAAAAGCAAGTTCATGTGACATTGAAGATCCAAATCATTTGATCATTGGATCCGATCAAGTTTGTGTGATTAACGGAAAAATTATAGGTAAACCACTTACTCGTGAAAAAGCAGTAAAACAACTTGAAGAAGCAAGTGGTCAAAAAATTACATTTTATACGGGTCTTTCCGTATTTAATACTACAACAAAACAAGCAGAAACCATCTGTGAAGAGTTCAATGTTTATTTCAGAAAACTAAGCCGTCAACAAATTAAAAACTATGTTGACAAAGAAGAACCGTTTTATTGTGCGGGAAGCTTTAAGTGTGAAGGTTTAGGCATTGCATTGTTTGAGAAATTAGAAGGGAAAGACCCAAATACACTGATTGGATTACCGTTAATTTCTCTTATCGACATGCTAGATAAACAAGGCCTTAGTGTTTTGTAATTAATAAAAAAGCGATAAGTAACAATCTACTTATCGCTTCTAGCATTTCAATTAATTATATAAACTTACATCGTTAAATTAATTTTTACTGCGTAAGCCTTTTAGTACACGTTCTAGTTTTGCTTCCATTGGTGCACTAATATCCATTAACTCTTCCGTCGCAGGATGAGTGAACTTGATGTTTGCAGCATGCAAAAATAGACGGTCTAAACCAAACTGACCTGTATATGCATCAAATCGACGATCACCATAACGGTCATCCCAACCAATTGGATGCCCCGTATATTGTGTATGAACACGAATTTGGTGTGTACGGCCTGTAATTGGACTTGCTTGAATTAATGTTGCTTGTTCGAATTTCTCAAGCACTTTAAATCGAGTCTCAGATGGTTTTCCGTTTGGATTAACACGAACAATACTATTCACTTCATTTTTTAGTAATGGAGCATTAACAACCTTGCAGCTGTTTTTCCACTGTCCCATCACTAATGCAAAATAATATTTCTGTACCGTTTTATTTCTAAACTGCTCTTGAAGTCGACGCAGAGCCGAACGTTTTTTCGCAACCAATAAGATACCAGACGTATCACGGTCAATTCGGTGTACTAATTCTAAAAAACGAGCATCAGGTCGCAAAGCTCGTAATGCTTCAATCGCACCAAATTTTAAGCCACTACCACCATGCACTGCTGTACCTGATGGTTTATTCAAAATTAAAACATGGTCATCTTCGTAAATAATACAATGTTCAAGCTCTGCTACTTTACCTAATTTTACATTAGGAAGATCTGGTGCAGTTGATTCCGGCACTTTTACTGGAGGGATACGAACTACGTCCCCTTCTTGCAGTTTATATTCAGGCTTAATACGTTTTTTATTTACGCGCACTTCTCCTTTACGCACGATTCGGTAAATCATACTTTTAGGAACATTTTTTAAGCGGGCAAGAAGAAAATTATCGATTCGTTGCCCTGCAAAATCGTCATCAATATCGACGAATTGCACTTTTGGTTTATCATCATTCATTAGGGCATTCTACTGCTATATTCTCATTTGATGAAATTTTTTTAACTCAGATCTAAATAATGAAGATTGCTGCGATTTCATCTGACTGTTATAGTTGCACTCTGAAATTAGCCCAGATGGCTATTTCTTCACCTTGGTGAGCATAAAAGCACCAACACGAACTAAAAATATACTGCTCAAACGCAGTGATGCAGCAATTGGCGTAAGACATCTGTACTGCTTTGAGTTTTTTTGCTTGTTATGCCTAAACCATTTTTGATGTTTTAACGACCGTGAATTATTGCGGATCAGCACTGTTGATTAATGGTGTTGATGTGGATTGTGCCCTAGAGCATCCCTGAGTTCCAGCCGTGAGGCTGCACATGTAATCAGCCTTGGGATCTGGCACCATTTGAAATGGATTAAGATACACAAGCTCGACAATTTGTAATGAGTATTCACTAATGAAAAGAATGTTGATTAACGCAACCCAAAAGGAAGAGTTGCGCGTCGCATTAGTTGATGGCCAACGCCTTTTCGATCTAGATATCGAAAGTCCTGGTCACGAATCTAAAAAAGCTAATATTTATAAAGGCAAAATCACACGTATCGAACCAAGCTTGGAAGCAGCTTTTGTTGATTACGGCGCTGATCGCCATGGTTTCCTTCCCCTTAAGGAAATCGCAAAAGAATATTTCCCTCAAGGCTACACATATCAAGGTCGTCCAAACATTAAGGACGTTTTGAAAGAAGGCCAAGAAGTTATTGTTCAAGTTGAAAAAGAAGAGCGCGGAAACAAAGGCGCAGCTTTAACAACGTTCATCTCTCTTGCTGGTAGTTACCTTGTTCTTATGCCAAACAACCCTCGTGCTGGCGGTATTTCTCGTCGTATCGAAGGTGAAGAGCGCACTCAATTAAAAGCAGCATTAAGCACATTAGAACTACCTCAAGGTATGGGACTAATTGTACGTACTGCAGGTGTTGGCAAATCAGCTGAAGAACTTGAGTGGGATTTAAATGTTCTACTGAACCACTGGGAAGCGGTTAAACATGCTTCTGAATCAAACCAAGCTCCTTTCCTAATTCACCAAGAAAGTAACGTAATTGTTCGCGCAATTCGTGATTACTTACGTCGTGATATTGGTGAAATCTTAATTGATAGCCCGAAAATCTTTGACCGTGCACGTCAACATATTCAACTTATTCGTCCAGATTTCTTATCTCGCGTTAAGCTGTATGAAGGCGAAGTTCCTCTGTTTAGTCACTACCAAATCGAAAGCCAAATTGAATCGGCATTTGAGCGTGAAGTTCGTCTTCCATCTGGTGGTTCTATCGTTATTGACCCAACAGAAGCACTAACATCAATTGATATCAACTCTGCTCGTGCAACGAAAGGCGGTGATATTGAAGAAACAGCACTAAATACAAACCTTGAAGCTGCTGACGAAATTGCACGTCAATTACGTTTACGTGACTTAGGTGGTTTAGTCGTTATCGACTTTATCGACATGACGCCAGTTCGTCACCAACGTGAAGTTGAAAACCGTATGCGTGAAGCCGTTCGTATGGATCGTGCTCGTGTTCAAATCGGTCGTATTTCTCGCTTCGGTCTTCTAGAAATGTCTCGCCAGCGCTTAAGTCCATCTTTAGCAGAAGCAAGCCACCATATTTGTCCTCGTTGTACGGGTACTGGTGTGGTTCGTGATAACGAATCTCTAGCACTGTCTGTTCTACGTTTAATTGAAGAAGAATCATTAAAAGACAATACAACACAAGTTCTTGCTGTTGTGCCTGTTTCTATTGCTTCTTATTTATTAAATGAAAAACGTCGCTCAGTTCAACACATTGAAAAATTCCATGATGTTCGCGTAATTATTGTTCCTAACTCTGATATGGAAACGCCTCACTTTGAAGTGATCCGTATCCGTGATGGTGAAGAGCAAGAGATGCTGTCTTACCTTCTTCCTAAGAAGCTAGAAGCACTACGTGAAGCTGAATCAAAAGAAGCTCCAGTTGTAAATATTGCTCCTAAGAAACGTGAAGAACCTGTTCTTCAAGGTTTCAGTGCACCAACTCAGGCTGCACCAGTTGCTAAAGCGCAACCAGAGAAAAAAGCAGAAGCAAAAACTGAAGAAAAACCTGGCATTATCAGCCGTTTCTTCAAAGCAATTGCTAACTTCTTCTCAGCTCCTGATGCATCAGAAAAAACTGAAAAGAAAGTTGAAGAAGAGAAACCAGCTCAACCTCAACGTCGTAATCAAAATCGTAATAATGATCGTCGTCGTAATAACGAAAACGGTCGTAATAACCGCAACAACCGTCGTAACGGCAATGATAACCGTAACGAAAATCGTCGTGGTAAAAAACAAGACGATGCGAATGCAACAACAGGTAAGCAAGTTAAAGCAAATGATAACAAGCCAGCTAAACAACCTAAAGTGCGCAAAGAAATTGCAGAACAAGGTCTTAAATTAGCGGCTGATGCACAACAAGCTCCTGCTCAAAATACTGAGAAACAAACTGAAAAACGTGAAAAAACGGCACAAGTTAAACAACGTCGTCAACGTCGTCAGTTACAGAAGAAAGTACGTACAGGTAAAGCGGTTGAAGCTGAAACAGATGCAGTTGTAGTAACAGCGCCAGTAGAAGCACAACAGCCAAATACTGAAGTAAATACAGAGAAAAACACTGAACGTAAAGAAGGCCAACGTCGTAATCGTCGTTCACCTCGTCACCTTCGTGCAAGTGGTCAACGCCGTCGTCGTCGCGATCGTCGCCCTGTAAATCCTTCACGCTTATCGTCTGGTGTTGCATCACCTGAAATGGCAATGGGCAAAGCTTATCCTGATTTCGCGCGTATTCTTGAAATGAAGCAAGCGAAACAACGCCAACAAGAGAAATTCGTAGATAACGAAACTCAAGCGGCTCAAGATAAAGCACCAAAAGTTAAAGTTCAAATCGGTGGCGTTGCTTTCCCTGAAATGGCTATGGGTAAAGTATTACTTCCTTATGTTGAGGCATCTGTTGCTCCAATTAAAGAAGCGGTACAAACTCCTGTTGTTGAAGAAGTGAAAGAGACAACTCCGGCACCAGTTGCAGTTGAAGCAACAGTCACTGAAGCTCCAATCGCTACTCCTGTAGTAGACGTCGTAGCAGAAGCACCTGTTAAACCAGCGGCAGAAGTAAATGAAATTGCTGTAGCAGCTGTAGAAACCGTTGTTGAAGTTGAAGAAGTACAACCTGTTGTTGAAACTAAGGTTGCTCCAAAAACTCAATACAAAGGACATGCTTCTTCTGGTATGACGAAAGCAACAGGGCCAACAGAGATTAAAGAGATCACTGTTACTGCTGCTGAATTCAGAACAGAGCGCTTTGCACCTAAGCAGGCGGGCAGCCAAACAGCCACTTCTCAAGCAAGTGCTGCAATGGCAAAAACGGCAGGTTTATAATTTTTTAGGCAAACACCTTTAAAATAAATAACCAATAAAATTAAGCAAGTTACGTTTCGACGTAACTTGCTTTTTTTATATCTAATTCCGAATAAACATTGAAGTTCATCACGCTTTTCTGTACGATTCGCCGCACACTATGCTTGAAAAACAACCAAAGAAGATATCTAAAAAACATGTTTGAATTTCCAAAATTTTCTAATCATTCTGTAAAGAATGATGTCTTATCAGGTCTAACCGTTGCGCTAGCCTTGGTACCTGAAGCTGTAGCTTTTGCTTTTGTAGCAGGTGTTGACCCAATGGTTGGTCTATATGCAGCATTCATCGTAGGCTTAATTACTTCTCTTATTGGCGGCCGCCCAGGTATGATTTCTGGTGCTACAGGTGCGATGGCAGTTGTAATGGTTAGCTTAGTAGCAGTTCACGGCGTTCAATACCTTTTTGCTGCCATTATGCTCGCCGGTATTCTTCAAATTTCAGCTGGTTTATTTAAGCTTGGTAAGTTCATCCGTATCGTGCCTCACCCAGTAATGATAGGGTTTGTGAACGGCCTTGCTATTGTTATCTTCCTTGCTCAACTTGGTCAATTTAAAGCACCCGATGCATTAGGTAATCTGGATTGGCTTCAAGGCGATCAAATGATGTTAATGCTGGGTCTTGTTGCTGTAACTATGGCTATCATTCATTTCTTACCAAAGTTAACAACTGCAGTTCCATCATCATTGGTTGCTATTATTGTTGTTACAGGCTTAGTGCAAGGTTT
The Aliivibrio fischeri ATCC 7744 = JCM 18803 = DSM 507 DNA segment above includes these coding regions:
- the plsX gene encoding phosphate acyltransferase PlsX — translated: MQQLTIAIDAMGGDFGPQVTVPAAVQALSQFPELKITVIGDRDAISTQLTHLNYIPNSRFSIVHSESVIGNNTQPSKALRHSRGSSMRMAIDMVANKEADACISAGNTGALMGLSRFTLKLLPGVERPALISPLPTKNNQRTWMLDLGANVSCDAETLFQFAVMGSELAEQTLKRKAKVALLNIGEEEIKGNDQIKRCAEMLNQCQDIEFIGYIEGDKLYQGIADVVVCDGFVGNVCLKTSEGVAHLFLDQLKSHLITSKFKQFIAKWLFGDVISCLKGLNPDQYNGASLIGLRGIVVKSHGSADVSAFNNAIKEAVHEVKRQIPNRISDRLEAVLLERHY
- the rpmF gene encoding 50S ribosomal protein L32, whose amino-acid sequence is MAVQKSKKSRSMRGMRRSHDALTTSAVSVDATSGETHLRHNVTADGYYRGRKVINK
- the yceD gene encoding 23S rRNA accumulation protein YceD; the protein is MQKVKLPRTVDAARTAQKRMDYDGIIQSSILKRLAESTVDVKSDAEVTLSFKVDEQRLAVISGKADVDVLLECQRCNENFEHHLSVSFTYTPFLSEEKAALVPEDYELVDLNEFGEVDLVELVTDEFILALPQVAMHDIEDCQVKSNNLVFGEIPEEEEKPNPFDVLKSLKQQ
- a CDS encoding Maf family protein — protein: MQSKLILASTSPFRKEILSKIQLDFDAISPICDETPLKNESPINLVTRLAETKASSCDIEDPNHLIIGSDQVCVINGKIIGKPLTREKAVKQLEEASGQKITFYTGLSVFNTTTKQAETICEEFNVYFRKLSRQQIKNYVDKEEPFYCAGSFKCEGLGIALFEKLEGKDPNTLIGLPLISLIDMLDKQGLSVL
- the rluC gene encoding 23S rRNA pseudouridine(955/2504/2580) synthase RluC, whose translation is MNDDKPKVQFVDIDDDFAGQRIDNFLLARLKNVPKSMIYRIVRKGEVRVNKKRIKPEYKLQEGDVVRIPPVKVPESTAPDLPNVKLGKVAELEHCIIYEDDHVLILNKPSGTAVHGGSGLKFGAIEALRALRPDARFLELVHRIDRDTSGILLVAKKRSALRRLQEQFRNKTVQKYYFALVMGQWKNSCKVVNAPLLKNEVNSIVRVNPNGKPSETRFKVLEKFEQATLIQASPITGRTHQIRVHTQYTGHPIGWDDRYGDRRFDAYTGQFGLDRLFLHAANIKFTHPATEELMDISAPMEAKLERVLKGLRSKN
- the rne gene encoding ribonuclease E; its protein translation is MKRMLINATQKEELRVALVDGQRLFDLDIESPGHESKKANIYKGKITRIEPSLEAAFVDYGADRHGFLPLKEIAKEYFPQGYTYQGRPNIKDVLKEGQEVIVQVEKEERGNKGAALTTFISLAGSYLVLMPNNPRAGGISRRIEGEERTQLKAALSTLELPQGMGLIVRTAGVGKSAEELEWDLNVLLNHWEAVKHASESNQAPFLIHQESNVIVRAIRDYLRRDIGEILIDSPKIFDRARQHIQLIRPDFLSRVKLYEGEVPLFSHYQIESQIESAFEREVRLPSGGSIVIDPTEALTSIDINSARATKGGDIEETALNTNLEAADEIARQLRLRDLGGLVVIDFIDMTPVRHQREVENRMREAVRMDRARVQIGRISRFGLLEMSRQRLSPSLAEASHHICPRCTGTGVVRDNESLALSVLRLIEEESLKDNTTQVLAVVPVSIASYLLNEKRRSVQHIEKFHDVRVIIVPNSDMETPHFEVIRIRDGEEQEMLSYLLPKKLEALREAESKEAPVVNIAPKKREEPVLQGFSAPTQAAPVAKAQPEKKAEAKTEEKPGIISRFFKAIANFFSAPDASEKTEKKVEEEKPAQPQRRNQNRNNDRRRNNENGRNNRNNRRNGNDNRNENRRGKKQDDANATTGKQVKANDNKPAKQPKVRKEIAEQGLKLAADAQQAPAQNTEKQTEKREKTAQVKQRRQRRQLQKKVRTGKAVEAETDAVVVTAPVEAQQPNTEVNTEKNTERKEGQRRNRRSPRHLRASGQRRRRRDRRPVNPSRLSSGVASPEMAMGKAYPDFARILEMKQAKQRQQEKFVDNETQAAQDKAPKVKVQIGGVAFPEMAMGKVLLPYVEASVAPIKEAVQTPVVEEVKETTPAPVAVEATVTEAPIATPVVDVVAEAPVKPAAEVNEIAVAAVETVVEVEEVQPVVETKVAPKTQYKGHASSGMTKATGPTEIKEITVTAAEFRTERFAPKQAGSQTATSQASAAMAKTAGL